Within Mongoliitalea daihaiensis, the genomic segment TTGGACACAGAAGTTGCCCCTCCCCGGAGTGTAACCTGCCCAAGTGAATTGACCTGCATACCGGGGATAAATGCCTTGATACCCAATAATAAATCAACTGCGTTTCCTCCACGCATCAAAGACTCACCTTGAATGACATAATCCGCATTTCCATACAATGCTTTTTCGGTTTTTTTCCCTTGGGCTTCTACCTTCACTTCTTCTAATTCCACTTCCAATACTTCACGCCTAAAGACACTTGAAGTTGTTTGTGCCATTGTAGGCATTGTTGCATGTTCGGGGATAAAAAAAGGAGGTTTGAGTTTAGGACTTAACTCAAACGTCCCATATCCTTTTCCTTTTTTATCCACCGCCAAAAAAGAAAAATCTATTGGACCATAAAAGTCCATTTCATCCAAAAGGAAGGAACCTTCTTTATCCGTCTCCCAATCCAATTCTCCTTCAAAATTGTTGATATAAATTGTAAAAGGGGTATTGGTTGGTTTTCCTTTTTCATTGAGAAAACGTCCACCAATACTCAATGTATTTTCAACTGCGTGTGAAAATTTTTCAGTAGTAATGTGGCTAGGAACTTCCTTGATTTGCAAGTTTTCCACAATACGAGATGGTACAGCTTGAGGTAAGGCGAACTGATTGTCAGTAACTGTTACCGAGAGATTAGAGGCTAATGGTTTCCCATTGGCATCTTTGGTTTCAATATCTACCACTACCAAGGATCGTTTGCCTACTGTTGATCTATCTGTTTGTATAGTCACTATGCTTGAAGGCGGAAGAGTAGTCCCCGTCGCTGGAGCGATAACCTTTTCTGAACGATCCAATACAGGTAAGGCCTGAATAAAGTAAGTGTCAGGTCCATAATTACGGTTCCATTGAGTAAATGCCCTGACGTAATATTGATTACCTGAAAGGCTTTCAGGGAGAAAAAAATCACCAACTGCTACACCATTTTCAATTTTTAACTTTTTCTCTAAAATCACATCTCTATCCTCTGATAACACTTCCAAATGAAGCACTTGACTCAACGTCCTCCTATTTGCAGGATTCGCATAATTGATGTATCCTTTTAAAAAAACTTGATCTCCTTTATAATAATACGATCTGTCAGTATGGAGGTGAATTCTTTCTTGTAGACTATTCGCATCCCGAATAATTTGGGCTTGCATTTGGACTGAAAGGGGCGGTGTGTAATCCATTGGCAAGAGATTTCCTACTTTGCTTTTATCCATATCACCCGAGAAAATCATATCTTTTTGATTCAATACCATGCCGTTAGAAGTCACCGTCAAATAATTTCCTTTGACCTCAACCCATGAGATGGGATAAGGTGCATCTTTGTATGAATTGACTTTGCTAAACCCTTTTTCGTAATGGATTTCTATTCTTCCCTTTAAAAAAATTCGATACTCGCCTGGGTTTTTGCCAGCAGTTACCAAGTTATCAGGTTCGTATTTGATTACAGATTTCCCCAATTCCTCGGCAAAAACATCTGACCTTAAATTTCTAGATTCAGAGCCTCCAGGTTTGTCTCCATATAGGAAAAAACCTTCTTGGTTATGTCTTCCGATAATGATCGACCGAAACATATTGGCAGGAGAGCGAAGATAAGATTCCAACCGATTAGCCTTCCACATATTCCTCGTTTTGATGTCAGGCGCTTCCAGTTCCTCAAAACGACTAGCTCCCATAATGACATAGGATTGATTATTAAACTGAAATTCTTTCAGGTCAAACGTTACTAAATATCCCAAGGCATTATTTTTAATTTGAATGGGTTGATAGGCAAATGCACGGAAATTACTATTTGCATTGTCTTCCGGAAAATCTATAACCCAAGGATTTAAAATCTCGCAGCTTGCAGCAAGCTCATCTGCTCCTAAAAAGTAGATGCTGAACTTTTTCAATTCTCGTTCCCAAACTTTATCTCGTGAAGCTTTAATTTCCACATCGCTTAATTCTTGTTCGGTAGGAACCAGATTTATGGATAAATTTTGAGTACTATTGACTTTAATAGAGATCGATTTTTGCTGGGCAGCATATCCAATAAATGAAAACCCGATCTCTACATCGCCAGGAGCAATCCCGCTCAGTGTATAGTTACCATCGATATCAGTGGTAGTCGCTATGGTGGTATTATTCACAAACACATTACAAAATGGCAAGGGTTCCTTGGTTAGTGCATCGATTACCGTACCCGAGACAGAACCAGTCTGTGCAAATCCATAGAAAGTAATTAGGAATAAAAATAATGCTGCGAATGCATGTTTCATGGCAATGAAGTTTGTAACCCTTAAAAATAAAACTATAAAATGAGGCAAAAAAGAAATAGCACAAAATTAAACTTTTGTGCTATTTCAGTCATTTATTCTTCACTGGACGTTTTACTGTCCTTGATTTCATCGATATCCTCGCGATCTTTCAGTTTTTTATCCTCCACATTTTTATTCAAAAACTCGTTGAGTTTTTCTATGGAGAAAGAACTGGAGATTTCCCCAAATGAATTGATGCTCATCTTGAAGCCTTCCAGATCTTTATGAACTTTAGGACTCTCTTCTTTTTTTGGTTTTTTGGCCATAATCCTGTCACATTAGACGTTTATAACGAAGCTATGGCAAATTGGATGCGTCTGACCAGCTCTTCTTTACCAATGATCACAAATACTGCCATCAAATCAGGACCTGCGCCAACGCCTGTTACTGCCAGACGCACTGCTTGCATGATTTTCCCCAATTTGATACCATTGCTTTCAGCAGCTTTTTCTAGAAGCGATTTTGCAAGCTCCGGAGTAAAATCAGCTGCATCTGCTTCCAGTTCTTGAATATAGGAATTTAAGACTGTAACTGCATCTTGATTCCACTTTTTCACGGCTACATCTTGGTCAAATGTCTCAGGGGCAATGAGCATGAATTTACCTTCATTCCAAAGATCCGCTGGAAAAGTCGCGCGTTCCTTCATGATTGCCGCAATTTGAGCAGCTTTTTCGGAAGATACTTCCAACCCTTCTTTGGCTACTTCTAGTTGCAAATATTTCGCTAATTCATCGTCTGACTTTCCGCGTAGATACTGTTCATTGTACCATTTCGCTTTGTTGATATCAAACTTAGTCCCAGACTTCCCGATGCGCTCGATGCTGAAAGCCTCTACCAATTCATCTAGGGTGAACATTTCACGGTGATCACCTGGATTCCAACCTAAGAACGCTAAGAAATTAATCAATGCTTCTTTGAGATATCCTTGTTCACGGAAGCCCATGGCTTTTTCTCCCGAATTTGGATCTTGCCAATTCATCGGAAACACTGGGAATCCATGTTTATCGGCATCTCGCTTGGATAATTTACCATTTCCATCAGGCTTTAGCAATAAGGGCAAATGCGCAAATTGAGGCATGGTATCTTCCCATCCAAAATATTTGTACAATAATACGTGCAAGGGAGCAGATGGTAACCACTCTTCTCCACGGATTACATGAGTAATTCCCATCAAATGATCATCCACGATATTGGCCAAGTGATAGGTTGGCATTCCATCCGACTTCATCAATACCTTATCGTCTAAGGTAGAACTATGGACCATAACCCATCCACGGATCATATCATTCAATCTTACTTCTTCCTTCCTAGGGATTTTGATTCGAATCACATACGGCTCACCAGATGCTAAGCGTGCTTTTACCTCATCTTCTGGCAAGGTTAGAGAGTTTTTCATCTGTGTGCGAGTGATGGAATTGTACTGTGGAGATACTACTCTGGCCGCAGTCAGACGCTCCCTCATCGCATCCAATTCCTCGGAAGTATCAAATGCATAATAAGCATGACCTTTTTCTACTAGATCCAAGGCATATTGCATATACATAGGCTTACGCTCAGACTGCCTATAAGGAGCACAATCAGCTGGATTCCAAGGACTTTCATCCGGGGTAATTCCCAACCAATCCAAGGCATCCTTGATATATTCTTCCGCACCCGGCACAAAACGGGTTTGGTCTGTATCTTCAATTCTCAATAAAAATTTGCCATTATTTTTTCTAGCAAACAAGTAATTGTAAAGAGCTGTTCTCACTCCTCCGATATGTAAAGCTCCTGTGGGTGAAGGAGCAAAGCGAACGCGTACTTCTCTATTCATATTGGTTTTTTATTCTGTCATCTAACCCATTCAGAGGGCAAATGGTTGGTTTGGTTACTGAAAATCAGGCTGCAAAGATAGTAAATTTTGAGAGAAAGCTGTGTGCTCTGTGGTTCATTCCTGAAAATCGCTTGGTGTCATTTTTGGAATAGAAGATCGAAAAAATTCCGATTATCTGTTATTTATATTCTATTTGTACATGTAAATCATTGCAAAATTTTAGCTCATAAATCTCAAGTCATATCCCATCAAGGAATTAGCTTTTGGCTACAGGATTATGTACGAGGGAATAATAAATTTTCTATTTGCTTTCGCAAGGGTACTTACTAAGCGTAAAGAAATCTATTTGTAGCCCACAAGTTTCGTGTTCAAAGATGAGATCCTTTCTTATGTCAAATATTTCACCATTTCAACCCTTTTGCTGGGAAAATGCAGGGACGCTTCGTTAGAAAATGAGAACTGCACCTGAAGGGTGTCTTTTAAACTCAGTAAAAAAGCTCCATTTCAGTGAGAAATAAGTAAAAATAAAAAGGGGACCCAATAGGAGTCCCCTTTTCTTGCCAAGATTTGCCTTGATTAAACTTACTTTCTTGGTCTGATTTTTTCTTTGATTTTGGCAGACTTTCCTTGACGGCCTCTCAAGTAGAATAGACGAGCTCTTCTCACTTTACCTTCTCTCATCAATTCGATTTTCTCGATAGATGGGGACAAGATTGGGAAAATTCTCTCTACACCCACACCATTAGAAACTTTTCTTACAGTGAAAGTCTCACCATTGGAGTTAGGGTTTTTTCTTTGGATTACAGTTCCTTGGAATTGCTGGATTCTTTCTTTGTTACCTTCCACGATTCTTACGTGAACGTTGATGGTATCACCAGCTTTGAAAGAAGGGAATTTAGCTCTTACTTCGCTGTATTCCGCTTCTACGATTTTCATTAGTTCGCTCATAGCTTAAATGTTTTATTTGCTTGTAGCAATGCGCTCCCGCGCAGTCTTGAATGAATTCTATAATATGTGCTTGCTTACAATCGCCTTCAGAAATCTTTCCCTTCCAAAAGGTCAGGTCTTCTTTCTTGTGTACGGCGAACCGATGCTTCAAATCTCCAGGATTCGATGTTGGCTTCATGACCTGATAGCAATACCTCCGGAACTTTCATTCCATCATACTCCGCTGGCCTAGTGTAGACCGGTGGTGCTAGCAGTCCATCTTGGAAGGAATCTGTCAATGCTGAGGTTTCATCATTGAGCACGCCAGGTATCAATCGGATAATCGCATCTGTCACGACGGCAGCTGCCAATTCTCCTCCTGATAAAACGTAATCGCCAATGCTGATTTCACGGGTAATCCATTTTTCACGGACCCGCTCGTCCACACCTTTATAATGACCGCATAGAATCATGATATTTCCTTTCAATGAAAGTTCATTGGCCATGTTTTGGTCAAAAGTCTTTCCATCGGGACTCATGTAGATAATCTCATCATACCTTCTCTCCGCTTGCAATGCAGTGATGCATTTGACGATGGGTTCCACCATCAACACCATTCCTGCCCCGCCTCCAAAAGCATAATCATCGACTTGCTTTTGCTTGCCTACGGCATATTCCCGGAGATTGTGTACCCGAACCATGGCGATTCCTTTTTCTTCTGCCCTCTTGAGGATAGAATGAGCGAAAGGACCTTCCAACAAACCCGGTACCACGGTAATGATATCTATACGCATGGGTTAATCTTCCAAATAGATGTCAAGTAAACCTGTGGGCAATTGGCAGTAAACTTTTTTAGCCGCCTTGTCAACCTTGGATACAATTCCATCCTGAATTGGGATGAGAACTTCTTTGCCTTTGTGGTCAACGCCCATTAGATCTTGGGTTTGTAGGTCATAAATGACTTTTACTTCCCCGATACTTCCCAGTACTTCATCCAGTACTTCGAATCCTATCAACTCATGAAAGTAATATTGATCTTCCGGTAACTCCTCCAGTTGGGCGAGTGGTAGAAACAATCCCGAGCCTACAAGAGGGGTAACTGCTTCTATCGTATCGTAATCCTCAAATTTCGCTAGCGCTTTGTTGCTGAATTGCCACACAAAGTGCTCGAGAAAAAAAGGAACCAAGCGGGATTTTTGTTCTACGAACACATGCTTGAGGTCTTCGTATTCTTCCGGGAAATCTACATCGAGAACGATGCCTACTTCACCATGTAGTCCATGAACTTTGGCTATATGGCCCAATTGAAAACAATTGTCTTTGTTCATGGGGATATGAGATATTAAGCTTGAGTTTCCTCTCCACCTTCAGCCGCAGCCTCTGGAGCTTCTTCAGCAGCAACTTCAGGAGCATTCGCCGCCGCAGCAGCTGCATTTGCTTCGTCTTCTCTTGCTTTGATAGCATCCAAACGTGCTTGGTTTTTAGCTGCTTCAGCATCCAATGCCTTTTGGCGAGCATCAGCCTTCGCTTTCGATAAGGATTCTACTTTACCGCCGATTGCAGCATCTTTACCCGACTTCCACGCTTCAAATTTAGCATCCGCTTGTTCTTGCGTGATAGCACCTTTCATTACACCGATTTGAAGGTGTTTTTTCAACAATACACCTCTGTAAGATAGCATCGCCCTTACAGTATCTGTTGGCTGTGCACCATTCATCAACCAAGTAAGAGCTCGCTCATTGTTGATGGTGATAGATGCAGGGTTAGTGTTTGGGTTGTAGGTACCCAATTTCTCGATAAAGCGTCCATCACGTGGAGCTCTAGCATCAGCTACTACTACGTCATAGATAGCCAATTTCTTACGACCTCTACGCGCTAATCTGATTTTAACTGCCATATAAATTTGATATTTAGTGATTTGATGGATCCCGTCCATCGTAATTTTTGGACTGTAAAGATACGCCTTTATCTTGAAAATCAGCAAATCACCTCAAATATATTTGTGTATTTAATTGTAATTAGCTTAAATTTGACCTGATTGAACGAGATCAGTGAATAGTGAAAAGTGAACATGGAGAGAATTAGGAATGAGATATGAATTATTAGGAATAAAGGTTTAAGACACGTATGGAGTCTTAATTCTTGCTTCTTAAATCTTGTCTCTTACTTTAAACGCTCATATCTTGTTTCTCACATCTCGTTTCTAAAAGTCTACTAATGGCTGCGTAGTTCAACGGATAGAACAAGCGTTTCCTAAACGTTAGATCTAGGTTCGATTCCTAGCGTGGCTACTGAATTATTTTTGAAAAACTTAGAGATCTGAATTCAAATCTCTAGGTTGCCGCTTGCAAGGTAAATTTAACAATGCTAAAGACACTCAAAAGACTCTGGTTTTTGAAATTGAATAAAGTGTTTATTATAGCACTAACGATTATACTTATAACCAATTCATCTTGCGAGGTTCACGATTCGACTCCCAACAAAGCACTCCCTCCAATCCCTGCTCAGATCAAAGGACCTTTTGAGGTTAATGGCAACCAACTCACCGAAAACGGAAAGCCTGCATTTTTTTATGGAGTCAATGCTATGCAAACTTTTGGTCTTGGCAATCCCGAGTTGATGAAAGATTGGAATATCAAGATTGTAAGGGAATTTATAGGGAATTTAGGTGAACAGCCCGTCGATGGTTATCCAATACGTGGCAGTGACAATAAATGGTATCACCCCCTGCAGCGAATCGTTGAACAAAACAGGTCTCAAAATATCATTACAATTCTATGCCCTTTTGGTTGGGTAAATCCAACTGGTGAACAAATTTTGTTTGCGGGTCTCAATCCTTCAGAACAGAATTTTTACACAGCCTATAAGACGAAAATGAGAGAGATTGCCGAGCACTTCAAAGATCAGCCCGATGTTTGGATTCAGGTTTGGAATGAACCTTATCATTGGAACAATGAAAATGGATATACTCATGAAATTTGGCTAAGGGATATGAGTGAAATGGTGGACAACCTCAGGTGGGTCAATGGTTTTCATAATTTGATCATTGTTCCTGGAAATGAAATGGGGCAATCCGAAAA encodes:
- a CDS encoding TonB-dependent receptor, whose product is MKHAFAALFLFLITFYGFAQTGSVSGTVIDALTKEPLPFCNVFVNNTTIATTTDIDGNYTLSGIAPGDVEIGFSFIGYAAQQKSISIKVNSTQNLSINLVPTEQELSDVEIKASRDKVWERELKKFSIYFLGADELAASCEILNPWVIDFPEDNANSNFRAFAYQPIQIKNNALGYLVTFDLKEFQFNNQSYVIMGASRFEELEAPDIKTRNMWKANRLESYLRSPANMFRSIIIGRHNQEGFFLYGDKPGGSESRNLRSDVFAEELGKSVIKYEPDNLVTAGKNPGEYRIFLKGRIEIHYEKGFSKVNSYKDAPYPISWVEVKGNYLTVTSNGMVLNQKDMIFSGDMDKSKVGNLLPMDYTPPLSVQMQAQIIRDANSLQERIHLHTDRSYYYKGDQVFLKGYINYANPANRRTLSQVLHLEVLSEDRDVILEKKLKIENGVAVGDFFLPESLSGNQYYVRAFTQWNRNYGPDTYFIQALPVLDRSEKVIAPATGTTLPPSSIVTIQTDRSTVGKRSLVVVDIETKDANGKPLASNLSVTVTDNQFALPQAVPSRIVENLQIKEVPSHITTEKFSHAVENTLSIGGRFLNEKGKPTNTPFTIYINNFEGELDWETDKEGSFLLDEMDFYGPIDFSFLAVDKKGKGYGTFELSPKLKPPFFIPEHATMPTMAQTTSSVFRREVLEVELEEVKVEAQGKKTEKALYGNADYVIQGESLMRGGNAVDLLLGIKAFIPGMQVNSLGQVTLRGGATSVSNSLEPLVMVDGNVLPSSSAANVIRSINPNDVERVEVVTRILSIMGDMGRNGIIAIYLKRGDVRAADVLAGNPGMSSFVIEGFHPPANFFFVDYDTMEDIPELDERVTLYWNPYLFTDSMTGKVQVAFYTNDVESAKTIIVEGLSIDGQAIVGSFTIPFAK
- the gltX gene encoding glutamate--tRNA ligase; this encodes MNREVRVRFAPSPTGALHIGGVRTALYNYLFARKNNGKFLLRIEDTDQTRFVPGAEEYIKDALDWLGITPDESPWNPADCAPYRQSERKPMYMQYALDLVEKGHAYYAFDTSEELDAMRERLTAARVVSPQYNSITRTQMKNSLTLPEDEVKARLASGEPYVIRIKIPRKEEVRLNDMIRGWVMVHSSTLDDKVLMKSDGMPTYHLANIVDDHLMGITHVIRGEEWLPSAPLHVLLYKYFGWEDTMPQFAHLPLLLKPDGNGKLSKRDADKHGFPVFPMNWQDPNSGEKAMGFREQGYLKEALINFLAFLGWNPGDHREMFTLDELVEAFSIERIGKSGTKFDINKAKWYNEQYLRGKSDDELAKYLQLEVAKEGLEVSSEKAAQIAAIMKERATFPADLWNEGKFMLIAPETFDQDVAVKKWNQDAVTVLNSYIQELEADAADFTPELAKSLLEKAAESNGIKLGKIMQAVRLAVTGVGAGPDLMAVFVIIGKEELVRRIQFAIASL
- the rplS gene encoding 50S ribosomal protein L19 codes for the protein MSELMKIVEAEYSEVRAKFPSFKAGDTINVHVRIVEGNKERIQQFQGTVIQRKNPNSNGETFTVRKVSNGVGVERIFPILSPSIEKIELMREGKVRRARLFYLRGRQGKSAKIKEKIRPRK
- the trmD gene encoding tRNA (guanosine(37)-N1)-methyltransferase TrmD, producing the protein MRIDIITVVPGLLEGPFAHSILKRAEEKGIAMVRVHNLREYAVGKQKQVDDYAFGGGAGMVLMVEPIVKCITALQAERRYDEIIYMSPDGKTFDQNMANELSLKGNIMILCGHYKGVDERVREKWITREISIGDYVLSGGELAAAVVTDAIIRLIPGVLNDETSALTDSFQDGLLAPPVYTRPAEYDGMKVPEVLLSGHEANIESWRFEASVRRTQERRPDLLEGKDF
- the rimM gene encoding ribosome maturation factor RimM (Essential for efficient processing of 16S rRNA), translating into MNKDNCFQLGHIAKVHGLHGEVGIVLDVDFPEEYEDLKHVFVEQKSRLVPFFLEHFVWQFSNKALAKFEDYDTIEAVTPLVGSGLFLPLAQLEELPEDQYYFHELIGFEVLDEVLGSIGEVKVIYDLQTQDLMGVDHKGKEVLIPIQDGIVSKVDKAAKKVYCQLPTGLLDIYLED
- a CDS encoding 30S ribosomal protein S16, translated to MAVKIRLARRGRKKLAIYDVVVADARAPRDGRFIEKLGTYNPNTNPASITINNERALTWLMNGAQPTDTVRAMLSYRGVLLKKHLQIGVMKGAITQEQADAKFEAWKSGKDAAIGGKVESLSKAKADARQKALDAEAAKNQARLDAIKAREDEANAAAAAANAPEVAAEEAPEAAAEGGEETQA
- a CDS encoding cellulase family glycosylhydrolase; the encoded protein is MKLNKVFIIALTIILITNSSCEVHDSTPNKALPPIPAQIKGPFEVNGNQLTENGKPAFFYGVNAMQTFGLGNPELMKDWNIKIVREFIGNLGEQPVDGYPIRGSDNKWYHPLQRIVEQNRSQNIITILCPFGWVNPTGEQILFAGLNPSEQNFYTAYKTKMREIAEHFKDQPDVWIQVWNEPYHWNNENGYTHEIWLRDMSEMVDNLRWVNGFHNLIIVPGNEMGQSENAILSHGKQLTDNRFNIVFDLHAYEKWLVNTSENQIKERLLGIKNKGIPFIFGEVGVQNVGAVMEVNHFLQAADSHEISVLAWLWVQNSQYKNALLDEGGEPNSTPSNNHWGEVFKNFLRE